In Oreochromis aureus strain Israel breed Guangdong linkage group 15, ZZ_aureus, whole genome shotgun sequence, a single genomic region encodes these proteins:
- the mrpl19 gene encoding 39S ribosomal protein L19, mitochondrial, whose protein sequence is MAACTKRLDRFIISLRLLRNLQLQNERFLSTSPCLRAAGNDSESPKFVPPSKPVIVDKTQTVASLRKFLSPEFIPPRQRTDPLKFSIERKDMIRRRKVLNIPEFYVGSILAVIMADPNASGKTNRFVGICIQRGGKGLGATFVLRNIINNQGVEICYELYSPRIQKIEVLKLEKRLDDNLMYLRDALPEYSTVDPEMKPVPFSPTGEVPVNKIKVRMRPKPWSKRWERPKFNIQGIRFDLSLTPEQMEHAQKWAQPWLEYDMLKEYDTSKLEEQIIKEVQQDMSK, encoded by the exons ATGGCAGCCTGCACTAAAAGGCTGGACAGATTTATAATCTCACTGAGGTTACTACGAAACTTGCAGCTCCAAAATGAGC GGTTTCTGTCTACATCTCCGTGTCTTCGTGCTGCTGGGAATGACAGCGAATCGCCGAAATTCGTCCCTCCATCGAAACCTGTCATCGTAGACAAGACACAGACTGTGGCATCTCTCCGAAA GTTCTTGAGCCCAGAGTTTATCCCTCCTAGACAGAGAACAGATCCTTTAAAGTTTTCTATTGAGAGGAAAGACATGATTCGCAGAAGAAAAGTGCTCAACATTCCTGAATTTTATGTTG GGAGTATTCTAGCTGTGATTATGGCTGATCCAAATGCCAGTGGGAAAACCAACCGCTTCGTTGGCATCTGCATccagagaggaggaaaaggGCTGGGGGCCACGTTTGTCCTGAGGAACATCATTAATAACCAAG GTGTGGAGATCTGCTATGAGCTGTACAGCCCTCGTATTCAGAAGATTGAGGTGCTGAAGCTGGAGAAAAGACTAGACGATAATCTGATGTACCTGAGAGACGCTCTGCCCGAGTACAGCACTGTGGACCCCGAAATGAAGCCAGTGCCTTTCTCACCTACTGGAGAGGTGCCTGTCAACAAG ATCAAGGTAAGGATGCGTCCAAAGCCATGGTCTAAACGCTGGGAACGGCCTAAGTTCAACATCCAGGGCATCCGCTTTGACCTCTCCCTGACCCCAGAACAGATGGAGCATGCCCAGAAGTGGGCACAGCCGTGGCTGGAGTATGACATGCTAAAAGAGTACGACACATCTAAACTGGAGGAGCAGATCATCAAAGAAGTCCAGCAGGATATGAGCAAGTGa